One genomic window of Paenisporosarcina antarctica includes the following:
- a CDS encoding DUF896 domain-containing protein, translated as MLSSDKIARINELSKKSKSIGLTLEEAKEQTSLRKEYLETFRSSMKNTIENVTVIDPEGNDVTPEKVKAIKEKKFLN; from the coding sequence ATGTTATCTTCAGATAAAATTGCCCGAATTAATGAGCTATCAAAAAAATCTAAATCAATTGGTCTTACACTCGAGGAAGCCAAAGAACAAACGTCATTACGAAAAGAATATTTAGAAACGTTTCGTTCATCCATGAAAAATACGATTGAAAACGTGACAGTTATAGATCCAGAAGGTAATGATGTAACCCCTGAAAAAGTGAAAGCAATAAAAGAAAAGAAATTTCTGAATTAA
- the tkt gene encoding transketolase, with the protein MSQNLDQLAINTIRTLSIDAIEKANSGHPGLPMGAAPMAYTLWTKHLRHNPENPTWFNRDRFVLSAGHGSMLLYSLLHLGGYDLPMEEIKNFRQWESKTPGHPEFGHTSGVEATTGPLGQGIGMSVGMAMAERHLAAVYNKPNHEVIDHFTYALCGDGDLMEGVAAEAISLAGHLQLDKLIVLYDSNDISLDGDLNKSFSEKIQKRFESYGWNYLHVADGNSLEDLTNAIESAKNHKGQPTLIEVKTVIGFGSPNRSGKSDAHGMPLGKDEALLTKESYKWTFEEDFHVPEEVYANFKEAAEQLGGANEASWNELFSSYKEEYPELAEQLSLAIKGQLPESYDAEIPVYEAGKSLATRASSGDVLNAIAKTVPSFFGGSADLAGSNKTTIKGAGDFSSDSYEGRNIWFGVREFAMGAALNGMALHGGLHVFGGTFFVFSDYVRPAVRLSALMGLPVTYVFTHDSIAVGEDGPTHEPVEQLASLRAMPNLSVIRPADANESAEAWKLAVSSKSIPTALILSRQNLPVLEHTAELAAEGVARGAYVVSPANKEQADVLLLATGSEVSLAVDAQHVLAEEGIEVSVISMPSWDRFEKQDAEYKNSVLPKNVKKRLAIEMGVSFGWERYSGDEGSILAIDRFGASAPGEIVMKEFGFSTENVVARVKSLLNN; encoded by the coding sequence ATGTCTCAAAACTTAGATCAGTTAGCCATTAATACTATTCGTACGTTATCAATCGATGCAATTGAAAAAGCAAACTCAGGTCATCCAGGGTTACCAATGGGTGCTGCTCCAATGGCCTATACACTTTGGACAAAGCATTTACGTCATAATCCTGAAAATCCTACTTGGTTTAATCGCGATCGTTTTGTCCTTTCAGCTGGCCACGGTTCAATGTTGCTATATAGCTTATTGCACTTAGGTGGATATGATCTTCCAATGGAAGAGATTAAAAATTTCAGACAATGGGAATCTAAAACACCAGGTCATCCAGAGTTTGGTCATACTTCAGGCGTAGAAGCAACAACTGGTCCACTTGGACAAGGTATCGGTATGTCTGTTGGTATGGCTATGGCAGAGCGCCATTTAGCGGCAGTATACAATAAACCTAACCATGAAGTTATAGATCATTTCACGTATGCTCTATGTGGTGATGGAGACTTAATGGAGGGTGTTGCAGCAGAAGCTATTTCACTTGCTGGTCATTTACAATTGGATAAATTAATTGTTCTTTACGATAGCAATGACATTTCTCTTGATGGTGATTTAAATAAATCATTCTCGGAAAAAATCCAAAAACGTTTTGAATCTTACGGATGGAACTATTTACATGTAGCAGATGGAAACTCACTTGAAGATTTAACAAATGCAATTGAATCAGCTAAAAACCATAAAGGTCAGCCTACTCTAATCGAAGTTAAAACGGTTATTGGTTTTGGATCTCCAAATCGATCAGGTAAATCTGATGCACACGGGATGCCATTAGGTAAAGATGAAGCGTTATTAACAAAAGAAAGCTACAAGTGGACATTTGAAGAAGATTTCCATGTGCCTGAAGAAGTGTATGCTAATTTCAAGGAAGCGGCAGAGCAACTTGGAGGAGCTAATGAAGCATCATGGAATGAATTGTTTAGCTCATACAAAGAAGAGTATCCTGAACTTGCAGAACAGTTATCACTAGCAATAAAAGGACAGCTTCCTGAAAGCTATGATGCTGAAATTCCTGTATACGAAGCTGGAAAATCACTTGCAACACGTGCATCTTCTGGTGATGTGTTGAATGCCATCGCTAAAACTGTCCCATCATTCTTTGGCGGAAGCGCGGATCTTGCTGGCTCAAATAAAACGACGATTAAAGGTGCTGGTGATTTCTCTAGTGACTCTTATGAAGGTCGTAACATTTGGTTTGGTGTTCGTGAATTTGCTATGGGTGCTGCTTTAAACGGTATGGCCTTACACGGTGGTTTACATGTGTTTGGTGGAACATTCTTCGTGTTCAGCGACTATGTACGACCAGCTGTGCGCCTATCAGCTTTAATGGGACTTCCTGTAACGTATGTATTTACACATGATAGCATTGCTGTTGGTGAAGATGGTCCTACACATGAACCTGTTGAACAATTGGCTTCATTACGCGCGATGCCGAATCTATCAGTTATCCGTCCTGCTGACGCTAACGAATCGGCTGAAGCTTGGAAGCTAGCTGTGTCATCTAAATCTATTCCAACTGCATTAATATTATCTAGACAAAACTTACCTGTACTTGAGCACACTGCAGAGCTTGCAGCTGAAGGTGTGGCTAGAGGAGCGTATGTGGTATCTCCTGCGAATAAAGAACAAGCAGACGTACTATTATTAGCAACAGGTTCTGAAGTTTCGCTTGCAGTCGATGCACAACATGTATTAGCTGAAGAAGGAATTGAAGTATCTGTAATCTCTATGCCTTCTTGGGATCGTTTTGAAAAACAAGATGCTGAATATAAAAATAGCGTCTTGCCAAAAAACGTGAAAAAACGTTTAGCGATTGAAATGGGCGTTTCATTCGGTTGGGAACGTTACTCAGGCGATGAAGGTAGTATTTTAGCAATTGATCGCTTTGGCGCAAGTGCACCAGGGGAGATTGTAATGAAAGAATTTGGTTTCTCTACAGAAAACGTGGTAGCGCGAGTGAAATCTTTACTTAATAATTAA
- the yneA gene encoding cell division suppressor protein YneA, whose protein sequence is MNWVKNNSFISLLLGIIFSCTLCFVIFTIEKEESFNEILILEGDTLWTLSDKYRGDTPKQDWITKVMITNNLNTQMILAGDSLLISTSDYQYTSDQGVEYAGDIK, encoded by the coding sequence AGAATAATTCATTTATTTCATTACTATTAGGTATTATCTTTAGTTGTACACTATGCTTTGTTATTTTTACAATAGAGAAAGAGGAATCTTTTAATGAAATCTTGATACTTGAGGGAGATACGCTCTGGACGTTATCCGATAAATATCGTGGGGACACACCAAAACAAGATTGGATTACAAAAGTGATGATCACGAATAACTTAAATACACAAATGATACTAGCAGGTGACTCTCTTTTAATTTCAACCAGTGATTATCAATATACATCAGATCAAGGTGTAGAATATGCTGGTGATATAAAGTGA
- a CDS encoding YneB family resolvase-like protein — translation MGNTNSAVIYCRVSTEKEAQESSLLRQEEELRHFAQVQKYFVRDVFIDQHSGYSVEREGLLDMLDFVKIHSITTVFIQDETRLGRGNSRMAILHMLKKLDVQVISLNDGGSICLNEMDTMMLEILALVEEYQRKLHNAKIRRGMRRAVVHGFKPEKNLKNQGNPEGRERKEIPIEEIVKLRQNGLTYEEIASTLRGFGFPVSKATVHRRYTEYKERLGG, via the coding sequence ATGGGAAACACTAATTCTGCCGTTATATACTGCCGTGTAAGTACTGAAAAAGAAGCTCAAGAATCTTCTTTACTTAGGCAAGAAGAAGAGTTGCGTCATTTTGCTCAAGTACAAAAATACTTTGTAAGAGATGTGTTTATTGACCAACATAGTGGTTACTCGGTCGAACGTGAAGGTTTACTAGATATGCTAGATTTTGTTAAAATACATTCAATAACCACAGTCTTTATTCAAGATGAGACTCGTTTAGGGCGAGGCAATTCTCGTATGGCCATTTTACATATGCTAAAAAAATTAGATGTTCAAGTAATTTCTTTGAATGATGGTGGTTCTATTTGTTTAAATGAAATGGACACGATGATGCTCGAAATCTTAGCCCTTGTAGAAGAATACCAACGGAAATTGCATAATGCAAAAATTCGAAGAGGTATGAGAAGGGCTGTTGTACATGGATTTAAACCCGAAAAGAACCTTAAAAATCAAGGTAATCCTGAAGGTAGAGAACGAAAAGAAATCCCAATAGAAGAAATCGTGAAACTACGCCAAAATGGTTTAACATATGAAGAAATTGCATCAACTTTAAGAGGATTCGGTTTTCCTGTAAGTAAAGCTACCGTCCATCGAAGGTATACGGAGTATAAAGAAAGACTTGGAGGCTAA